TCCAGCGATAACAGCCGTTTACCTTTAATGCCTTCCGGCACCTCACCGTTAACAATACGCTGGGCAAGCCCTTCAACAATGGCTGTTTTACCCACACCCGGTTCACCAATAATCACCGGGTTATTTTTGGTGCGGCGCTGCAACACCTGAATCGTTCGACGGATTTCATCATCACGACCAATGACCGGATCCAGCTTGCCTTCTTCAGCCAGTGCCGTTAAATCAACCGTGTATTTGCTGAGAGAGTTGCGATTATCTTCCGCATTCGGATCATCAACGGTTTCGCCACCCCGGATGTTTTTAATGGCATTGTCCAGTGCCTGCCTGCTGACGCCCTGGCTATTGAGCAGTTTCGCCAGAGGTGTGTGACCTTCCATCATGGCCAGCAGAACCGTTTCACTGGAAATAAACTGGTCGCCTTCCTGCTGGGCTTTTTTATCCGAAAGGTTAAGAATTCTGAGGGTATTCTGCGATGGCTGTATATCACCGGTAGGGTTCTGAATAACCGGGACCCGAGACAGTAACTGATTCAATTCTTCCGACAGTTGTTGAATATTAAATCCGGTTTGCATTAACAGCGGCCTGACCGAGCCACCCTGTTGATCGATTAGCGCGATCAGCAGATGAACCGGCTCAATCTGGTTATGATCTTTGCCAATCGCCAGCGACTGCGCATCGGACAGCGCGGACTGTAATTTACTGGTTAGTCTGTCAGCTCGCATTATTATTCTCCTGCGTCTGTCACCATTCTTTTAAGCTTCTGTTTTCTATATGGCGTCATCGTTTTCATTTTCAAGGCAGCAATAAACAGCTGACCATGACAAAAGCAGCTATTCTGGTTCAGCTCCATTGCGTGAGTAGCGGTAGGCGAAGAGAAGGTGTGTTAAGATGCGTATAAGAACACTCTGGGTGATCTGCTCTCTATTGACTCTTACAGACAGTGCTTATGCACAACAGGCTGAAGAGTTCTGCGTTCGTCAGAACCACCAGTCAAATGCAACGTTATGCTTCTGCCCTCTTAAAGAGAGCGCTCCACAACTCGTTGAACTGCCTGACGACGCTTCACAGCCAATGAGCTACTTGTCTATGGCAGCTTATGGGTTTGGGAAGATTGGTAATGGCTATGAGTTCTGCGCCCGCTTCTATAATATTTTGAAAAGTCTCAGTAGCTATCTTACTGGCAACTACGATGAGGTATTTACCAAAGATTGGGTAAAAGATAATTTGATTTCAGGCACTGCGGAAATGTTCGACCACGGACTGGAAGTCGCCGACTGGTCACCACGAGAATATGCCCGGGATTTAGTCAGCACAACAATAAACGAAAAAGTTGGAGACACTGTTTACTTCATTGCAGGTGCAGGAAGAGCGGGCTTTCAACTATACACAATAAAGACAGACCTCAAGGGGTACCACCTTAGCAGGCAGTCCCTGTCATATTTTGGTTCTGTCAAGCAGCTGGGCCTGATTGCAGTAACAACCCGCAACCTTCTCAGCATGCTTTATGAAGACTTCGGGCATCTACTATCAGAACTGTTCAGGATGCTCTATCCAGCCAGATAACACTGGCCAGTCTGCCTGACTCTTTTCCATCCCGACGATAAGAGAAAAATGCCTTTTGCTCTTCGAAGGTACAAAAGCCACCGCCATAAACAGCATTCACTCCGGCTGCTGCCAGCCGTTGCCGCGCTAACAGGTAAAGATCACCATGCCAGCGATCACCGGTTCCGGGAATAAAAGCAGCTTCGGCGGCAGGGTTTTGGTCGATGAAGGCTGTGCGTACTTCCGGCCCCACTTCAAAGTGTTTCTGACTGATAGCAGGCCCCAGCCATGCCATGACTTCGGAAGCCGGACACGACAATGCCTTCAGAGTGTTTTCCAGTACGCCGGCCTGTAGCCCTTTCCAGCCTGCATGGGCTGCAGCAACTCTGGTACCACTACGATTGCAGAATAATACCGGCAGGCAGTCTGCGGTCAGGATGGCACAGGGCTGCCCGGGCAAATCTGTCCATACGGCATCACCTTCCTTCTCTTGCCCTTTGCCGGAAGCTTTTACAACCTGAGTGCCATGAACCTGCTTTAGCCATTGGGGGTCACAAGACCAGCCAAAGTCATTGTGCATTTGCTGACGGTTTGCCTGAACGTACTCAGGCGCATCGCCCGAGCGTGTACCCATATTGAAGCTGGTAAAGTTGCCCTGACTAACACCGCCTTCCCGTCTGGTCACACAGGCTTTGACATGAGCAGGCACTGGCCAGTCGGGAATCAGATAGCGGAGTTCAAAGGTCATCAGGGCAGCCTCGGTTTACTTCATTGAGCTGGCATCTTCTTCCAAAGTAGCCAGCAGGCTAACCATATCATCTGGCAGCGGCGCTTCCCACTCCATAA
Above is a window of Endozoicomonas montiporae CL-33 DNA encoding:
- the pgeF gene encoding peptidoglycan editing factor PgeF, with protein sequence MTFELRYLIPDWPVPAHVKACVTRREGGVSQGNFTSFNMGTRSGDAPEYVQANRQQMHNDFGWSCDPQWLKQVHGTQVVKASGKGQEKEGDAVWTDLPGQPCAILTADCLPVLFCNRSGTRVAAAHAGWKGLQAGVLENTLKALSCPASEVMAWLGPAISQKHFEVGPEVRTAFIDQNPAAEAAFIPGTGDRWHGDLYLLARQRLAAAGVNAVYGGGFCTFEEQKAFFSYRRDGKESGRLASVIWLDRAS